The Aspergillus luchuensis IFO 4308 DNA, chromosome 4, nearly complete sequence DNA window ATGGACATTAACAGACGCTATAGACATTAACTCAAAACAGAACAATGAGTGGTGCATGTTTATTCACACGTATCATCCCCTAAGGATTTATGCTGCAATTGTCTGAATACACTGACTTTAGCCGAGTGGGAGATCAGGAGAACTACGTGAGGTCGACCTATAGGGTCTCTTCCAAGGCAAGAACCTATGAGTTGACATAATTGTTAGCATTTCGTGTCTTAGTAGAATAGACTCAATTGCACTTACCAGTGCTGTTCGCGTTGGGATATAGACCTGCAGATAATTGCTGCGGTCATTCCAAGGCAGATCTGTCGTGAAGAAGCGCGTTTCCTTGAGATTGCGGCCGAAGCCACCGAACTCCTTGTCATCGGTGTCAAGCACGATTCTGTAGGTTCCGGCTTGCTCAACGCCCACTCTGTAGTCTGTGAAGCTGTTTGTAGGATGGAAGTTAAAGATCCAGAGGAGGCCCGCACGTTCAAAGACAAGGACCTTGTCACCCTCGTGCTTCAGGCTGATGTATGCTTGTGGGGAATGGAGCCAGCCGTATTTCTCTTCGGTTAGCTGCATGGCGCGGTCGAAGTCATTCAGAAACTTATAGCGGAGCAGATGGTCTTCCGTTAGGTTTAGTTGGCGACGTGCGTACCAGAACGAATTGTTATTGCCGGCACGAGGGAAATCGAGCCATTCGGGATGACCGAATTCGTTACCTTCAAAGTTGAGATAACCCTCACCACCGAGAGCATGGGTAACCAGGCGGAGCATCTTGTGAAGAGCCATGCCTCTTTCAATGATAGGCGTAAACTCTGTCAACACGGACATGTGGGTGTACATCTCCTTGTCGCAGAGCCACATCATGATGGATTTGTCGCCAACAAGCCTGCCTATGAATTAGCTGTGGTCAAGTGAAATAATGGAAAAATAAACTTACGCCTGATCATGGCTCTCCGCGTAGGCAATCGTCTTCTCCCCGTGACGTCGGTTGGTCAACGTGAAGGAGAGGTTGCCAATGTCCCATTCACTGTCCGACTTCTCTTTCAGGAGCTTGATGTACATGTCTGGAATTGCCATGGCAAGTCGGTAGTCAaatccaacacccccaaggGCGTGCGGCAAGCACAGTGCAGGCATTCCAGATACATCCTCTGCCACAGTTATGCACTCGGGGTATAGACTGTGGAGCATTTCGTTGGCCAAGGTCAGGTACATCACACCTTCGCCATCTACTGAACCGCCAAAGTATTCGTGATATCCGCCAGAGAATCCTCTAATGTCGAGTTAGTATTGCAACGAAAAGGTATAGGAGGCTGATCACGTACGTTCCTATGCCGTGGTGGACATAAAGCATACTTGTAACACCATCAAAACGGAAGCCGTCAAACTTATATTCTTCCATCCAGAAGCGGAGATTGCTCAGGAGGAACCTCAGAACCTCATGGCTGCCGTAGTTGAACAGACGACTGTCCCAGAGGTCATGCTGACCCTTCCCACCGGAGTGGAAGTAGAGATGGTCAGAGCCATCAAACATGTTCAGCCCGTCCAGAACATTCTTGGACGCATGGCTGTGGACGACGTCAAGAAGCACCACCAAGCCCATACTATGTGCTGTATCTACTAGCTCTTTCAGGTCTTCCGGCGTACCATAGCGACTGCTAGCCGCGAAGAAGCTATTGACCTGGTACCCGAAGCTGGCGTAGTAGGCATGTTCCATAATGGCCATGAGTTGAATCGCATTGTACCCCAGATACTTGATACGAGGTAGCATATTGGCAGTGAACTCTTTGTAAGTTGCGACCCTCGTTTCTGGCGAAGAAATACCCACGTGGGCTTCATAGATACGAAGGCTTTCGGGCCTCTTTGGGCGAGAATGCTTGAATTGATAGCGCTCAGTAGCTGGAGGGTTCCAGAAGACCGACTCATATGTCGGAGACACAGTAAGATCTTGCACGACACGCTTGATCCATGCAGGGATTCGGTAGATTCGTTCTCCTTCGGGAGTGACCATGGTTATCTGCGAAGCGCAGCGATGTTAAAAGAAATACATCCTGCCTAGTTGACTCTATGCACACTCACCTTGATCTTGCT harbors:
- the GLC3 gene encoding 1,4-alpha-glucan branching enzyme GLC3 (CAZy:GH13;~COG:G;~EggNog:ENOG410PF87;~InterPro:IPR006047,IPR037439,IPR014756,IPR017853, IPR006048,IPR013783,IPR013780,IPR004193;~PFAM:PF02922,PF02806;~go_function: GO:0003824 - catalytic activity [Evidence IEA];~go_function: GO:0003844 - 1,4-alpha-glucan branching enzyme activity [Evidence IEA];~go_function: GO:0004553 - hydrolase activity, hydrolyzing O-glycosyl compounds [Evidence IEA];~go_function: GO:0043169 - cation binding [Evidence IEA];~go_process: GO:0005975 - carbohydrate metabolic process [Evidence IEA];~go_process: GO:0005978 - glycogen biosynthetic process [Evidence IEA]), translating into MASTETQTALQSASPDGTGVIQLDPWLEPFRDALKQRFQYVESWVKTINETEGGLDKFSRGYERYGLNVNANGDITYREWAPNAVEAELVGDFNNWDVTAHPMTKNSFGVWEITLPAKDGVPVIPHDSKIKITMVTPEGERIYRIPAWIKRVVQDLTVSPTYESVFWNPPATERYQFKHSRPKRPESLRIYEAHVGISSPETRVATYKEFTANMLPRIKYLGYNAIQLMAIMEHAYYASFGYQVNSFFAASSRYGTPEDLKELVDTAHSMGLVVLLDVVHSHASKNVLDGLNMFDGSDHLYFHSGGKGQHDLWDSRLFNYGSHEVLRFLLSNLRFWMEEYKFDGFRFDGVTSMLYVHHGIGTGFSGGYHEYFGGSVDGEGVMYLTLANEMLHSLYPECITVAEDVSGMPALCLPHALGGVGFDYRLAMAIPDMYIKLLKEKSDSEWDIGNLSFTLTNRRHGEKTIAYAESHDQALVGDKSIMMWLCDKEMYTHMSVLTEFTPIIERGMALHKMLRLVTHALGGEGYLNFEGNEFGHPEWLDFPRAGNNNSFWYARRQLNLTEDHLLRYKFLNDFDRAMQLTEEKYGWLHSPQAYISLKHEGDKVLVFERAGLLWIFNFHPTNSFTDYRVGVEQAGTYRIVLDTDDKEFGGFGRNLKETRFFTTDLPWNDRSNYLQVYIPTRTALVLALEETL